The following proteins are encoded in a genomic region of Lachnospiraceae bacterium KM106-2:
- a CDS encoding cobalt-zinc-cadmium resistance protein — protein MERNKKIIQTSLIAILANFLLVGIKGIIGLISGSIAILMDAVNNLSDALSSVITIIGTKIAVKSPDEKHPYGYGRIEYITSITIAVIILLAGISSFMESFRSIREGTEATYSTISLLAIVIAVAIKLVLGRFVKIRGQKYNSESLIASGTDALFDSVISASTLVAALVSIVFHISIEGYLGIIIAIVVVKAGVEILMNSIGSIVGNRVDSELTTKLRESIQNYAEVKGVYDLILHQYGPEKFIGSVHIEVDDELRAKEIHKLTRLITTDIYTNYGIVITVGIYASNTETNEFVQIKNYITQLTADNPKILQIHGFYVESETKTISFDIVINFSVEDASLLKDQLLKKLEIKYPGYRFYLVLDMNYSNLI, from the coding sequence ATGGAACGTAATAAAAAAATTATACAAACAAGTCTTATAGCAATTCTTGCTAACTTTTTGTTGGTAGGAATTAAGGGGATCATTGGACTCATATCCGGTTCGATTGCAATCCTTATGGATGCCGTCAACAATCTGAGCGATGCTCTATCATCTGTTATAACAATTATCGGAACCAAAATTGCGGTAAAATCACCCGATGAAAAACATCCTTATGGGTATGGGAGAATTGAATACATTACTTCCATAACGATTGCTGTTATTATTTTACTCGCCGGAATTTCATCCTTTATGGAATCATTCCGATCGATCCGTGAAGGAACGGAAGCTACTTATTCAACTATTTCATTATTGGCTATTGTGATTGCTGTTGCGATTAAATTAGTTTTGGGTAGATTCGTCAAGATTCGTGGACAAAAGTATAATTCGGAGTCTCTAATCGCATCCGGAACCGATGCCTTATTTGATTCTGTTATTTCAGCCTCCACATTAGTTGCCGCATTGGTAAGTATCGTTTTCCATATAAGTATTGAAGGGTATCTGGGAATTATCATTGCTATTGTTGTAGTAAAAGCCGGAGTAGAAATTCTAATGAACAGCATTGGCAGTATTGTTGGAAATCGTGTAGATAGCGAGCTAACTACAAAGTTAAGAGAGAGTATACAGAATTACGCTGAAGTAAAAGGAGTTTATGATCTGATCTTGCACCAATATGGACCTGAAAAATTTATTGGCTCCGTTCATATCGAGGTTGATGACGAATTAAGAGCAAAAGAAATACACAAATTAACAAGATTGATCACGACAGATATTTATACCAATTATGGAATTGTAATCACAGTGGGAATCTATGCTTCCAATACAGAAACGAATGAGTTTGTTCAGATCAAAAATTACATTACACAATTGACAGCGGACAACCCTAAAATTCTTCAAATTCATGGATTCTACGTGGAGAGTGAAACCAAAACCATTAGTTTTGATATCGTAATTAATTTTTCAGTAGAGGATGCTTCTTTATTAAAAGATCAATTGCTTAAAAAGTTAGAAATTAAGTATCCTGGATACCGCTTCTATCTTGTACTTGATATGAATTATAGTAATTTAATATAA
- a CDS encoding flavodoxin, which yields MAKLVAFYSRADENYFSGSYRYVEVGNTEKVANMIVEATGADFYKIEQVTPYSADYNTCIDQAKADLRAKARPEIVSVPDNIDEYDEVYLGFPNYWGKFPMAVFTFLEKVNWEGKTIHPFITHEGSGFGGIESDIRNTCTGATVTKGLAIHGGSVDGSKAAVEKWAK from the coding sequence ATGGCAAAATTAGTAGCATTTTATTCAAGAGCAGATGAAAATTATTTTAGCGGTTCATATCGTTATGTAGAAGTGGGAAATACTGAAAAGGTTGCAAATATGATCGTAGAGGCTACAGGAGCAGATTTTTATAAGATTGAACAGGTAACACCATACTCTGCAGATTACAATACATGTATCGATCAGGCAAAGGCAGACTTGAGAGCGAAAGCAAGACCAGAGATTGTATCAGTTCCTGACAACATAGATGAGTATGACGAAGTTTATCTTGGATTCCCAAATTATTGGGGAAAATTTCCGATGGCAGTGTTCACATTCCTTGAAAAAGTAAACTGGGAAGGAAAGACCATTCACCCTTTTATTACTCATGAAGGAAGTGGATTTGGCGGTATAGAAAGTGATATTAGAAACACTTGTACCGGAGCAACTGTTACCAAAGGACTTGCTATTCATGGTGGAAGCGTAGATGGTTCTAAGGCTGCAGTTGAAAAGTGGGCAAAATAG
- a CDS encoding methyl-accepting chemotaxis protein: MENKNSMVLKVNELMATPSCCAELKEAGQKWIDAIGTDQEKESANNLIKEISADILLVDDVINFTKSSMAAEQFGAERAKKIAKHAEEIKAAGAKYCDCPACTAGLEILQHKDVIL, from the coding sequence ATGGAAAATAAGAATAGTATGGTTTTAAAAGTTAACGAGTTAATGGCGACACCTTCTTGTTGTGCAGAATTGAAAGAAGCAGGACAGAAATGGATCGATGCAATTGGGACGGATCAGGAGAAGGAATCTGCTAATAATTTGATCAAAGAAATTTCAGCAGATATTCTTCTTGTTGATGATGTGATCAATTTTACGAAATCAAGTATGGCAGCAGAGCAATTTGGCGCAGAGCGCGCGAAGAAAATAGCAAAACATGCAGAGGAGATAAAGGCAGCAGGTGCTAAATACTGTGACTGTCCTGCATGTACAGCAGGTCTTGAAATTCTACAGCATAAAGACGTTATTTTATAA
- a CDS encoding iron-sulfur flavoprotein, which yields MSKKIIILNGAARKNGNTAKLVEAFVDGANHAENQVKEFYLDSMNIHSCKGCLHAGKDPKSPCVQKDDMNQIYEAFAECDVVVFASPVYFWTITGTLKTVADRLYAELECLGYGGFPRESVLLMTAGGADYSQATTWYRTYERNLGWKNKGEILSSGKTKEAYRLGNSL from the coding sequence ATGTCAAAAAAAATAATTATATTAAATGGCGCAGCAAGGAAAAATGGGAATACAGCAAAACTAGTAGAGGCATTTGTAGATGGAGCTAATCATGCTGAAAATCAGGTGAAAGAGTTTTATTTGGATTCCATGAATATACATAGCTGTAAGGGGTGTTTGCATGCTGGAAAAGATCCAAAGAGTCCATGTGTACAGAAAGATGATATGAATCAGATTTATGAAGCATTTGCAGAGTGTGATGTGGTTGTATTTGCATCTCCAGTATATTTTTGGACAATTACAGGAACTTTAAAGACAGTAGCGGACAGGCTTTATGCAGAATTGGAATGTCTGGGATATGGTGGATTCCCTAGAGAAAGCGTACTACTTATGACAGCAGGCGGTGCGGATTATTCACAGGCGACAACCTGGTATCGAACCTACGAAAGAAATCTAGGCTGGAAAAACAAAGGGGAAATTTTAAGTTCAGGAAAAACAAAGGAAGCGTACCGCTTAGGAAATTCCCTATAG
- a CDS encoding peptide methionine sulfoxide reductase MsrA, with protein MERTAYFAGGCFWCITPIFKIYGASKVISGYSGGSEVNPTYDDVKHQKTGHRETIAVIYDDEKVGYKKLLELYLANVDPFDGEGQFIDRGHSYTLAIYYSNEEELSLAKEAIHELEIASGKQAQIALEPFQNFYEAEEYHQDFYLKNPDAFEKEIIESGRKK; from the coding sequence ATGGAAAGAACGGCTTATTTTGCGGGTGGGTGTTTTTGGTGCATTACACCTATATTTAAGATATACGGAGCTAGCAAGGTAATTAGTGGATATTCTGGTGGAAGTGAAGTCAATCCGACTTATGATGATGTTAAGCATCAGAAAACGGGGCATCGTGAAACGATTGCAGTGATTTATGATGATGAGAAGGTAGGCTATAAGAAACTTTTAGAATTATATTTAGCCAATGTCGATCCATTTGATGGAGAAGGACAGTTTATTGACCGTGGACATTCCTATACATTAGCAATTTATTATTCAAATGAAGAGGAATTGTCGCTTGCGAAGGAAGCTATTCATGAGTTAGAAATAGCGTCTGGAAAGCAGGCTCAAATTGCATTAGAACCATTTCAAAATTTTTATGAAGCGGAAGAGTATCATCAAGATTTTTATTTGAAAAATCCAGATGCTTTTGAAAAAGAAATTATTGAATCTGGTAGAAAAAAATAA
- a CDS encoding oxidoreductase, aldo/keto reductase family codes for MDYITLNNGVKMPQLGYGVYQIPVEATKQCVLDAIKRGYRSIDTAQVYQNEAEVGEAIRECGVPREKLFVTSKIWISNSGYDKAKASIDRTLQRMELEYLDLMLYHQPFGDYYGAYRAMEEAYKEGKLRAIGISNFMVDRFIDFVNYVDVTPVMNQIEMHVFQQQKELREYMKKYNVYLTASEPLAQGKNGLFSNEVLVGIGEKYGKSSAQIALKFALQSDIIVIPKSVHKERMAENISLFDFALTEDEMKKIESLDLGVSQFMDKRSPEAVELFMKMKNQEV; via the coding sequence ATGGATTATATTACATTAAACAATGGCGTGAAAATGCCACAACTGGGTTACGGAGTGTATCAGATTCCGGTAGAAGCTACAAAGCAATGTGTACTTGATGCAATAAAGAGAGGATATCGTAGTATTGATACAGCTCAAGTTTATCAGAATGAAGCTGAAGTAGGCGAGGCAATAAGAGAGTGTGGAGTCCCTAGAGAGAAATTGTTTGTAACAAGTAAAATCTGGATTTCAAATAGTGGATATGATAAAGCAAAGGCATCTATTGATAGAACACTTCAAAGAATGGAATTAGAGTATCTAGATCTGATGCTGTATCATCAGCCTTTTGGAGATTATTATGGTGCATACAGAGCGATGGAAGAGGCATACAAGGAAGGAAAACTGCGAGCAATCGGAATTAGTAATTTTATGGTGGACCGATTCATTGATTTTGTCAATTATGTTGATGTTACACCTGTAATGAACCAGATAGAGATGCATGTATTTCAGCAACAAAAAGAACTTCGCGAGTACATGAAGAAATATAATGTGTATCTTACCGCGAGTGAGCCGCTTGCACAAGGAAAAAATGGACTGTTTTCCAATGAAGTGTTGGTAGGAATAGGAGAAAAGTATGGAAAGAGTTCCGCACAAATTGCATTGAAATTTGCTTTACAATCTGACATTATTGTTATACCAAAATCAGTGCATAAGGAAAGAATGGCAGAAAATATAAGTCTATTTGATTTTGCATTAACAGAAGACGAAATGAAGAAGATTGAATCATTAGACTTAGGTGTCAGTCAGTTTATGGATAAAAGAAGTCCAGAGGCTGTGGAGCTTTTTATGAAGATGAAGAATCAAGAGGTATAG
- a CDS encoding transcription regulator: MYNQQIATFLKVADCGSFSKAADSLFISTVSVMKQMNTLEHHVGFLLLKRTNRGVLLTEAGKSFYCDAKKIIQLSDDAIQNASLIATEEENAKEYTIRVATSILRPCKPLVDLWAKVDDGTLPFKISIIPFDDSPAGMNDMLASLGNTIDCFVSPCDSISWQQKYQILQLRQNNCCIAVPRNHILSKKKMLTWEDLDHETLLLLQHGESLLMNQIREDIEKNHPLIHILDTPNFYDTTVFNECEKRGCLMESLDIWDQIHPSLITLPMDWNYKMTYGIIYSKNATTALTSFINLVKKELLNTTIS, encoded by the coding sequence ATGTACAACCAACAGATTGCCACTTTTTTAAAGGTTGCTGACTGCGGTAGTTTTTCAAAAGCTGCTGATAGTTTATTTATATCAACTGTCTCTGTAATGAAACAAATGAATACTTTGGAACATCATGTTGGTTTTTTGCTTTTAAAACGTACTAACCGTGGTGTTTTACTTACGGAAGCAGGTAAATCATTCTATTGCGATGCAAAAAAAATCATTCAATTATCTGATGATGCGATTCAAAATGCTTCACTAATCGCGACTGAAGAAGAAAACGCAAAAGAATATACAATTCGGGTAGCAACTTCTATCCTTAGACCATGTAAACCACTTGTAGATCTGTGGGCAAAAGTAGATGACGGAACTCTTCCCTTCAAGATAAGTATCATACCTTTTGATGATTCTCCTGCCGGAATGAATGATATGTTAGCTTCCTTGGGAAATACTATTGACTGCTTTGTTAGTCCTTGTGATTCCATATCATGGCAACAGAAGTATCAGATATTACAACTACGACAAAATAATTGTTGTATTGCCGTTCCTCGTAATCATATCCTTTCTAAAAAGAAGATGCTTACCTGGGAAGATCTAGACCATGAAACTCTATTGCTGCTTCAGCATGGTGAATCTTTATTAATGAATCAAATAAGAGAGGATATTGAAAAGAATCATCCACTTATTCACATTTTAGATACACCAAACTTTTACGACACAACCGTGTTTAATGAATGTGAAAAAAGAGGATGCTTAATGGAATCTTTGGATATTTGGGATCAAATCCATCCCTCACTAATTACCCTTCCCATGGACTGGAATTACAAAATGACTTATGGAATTATTTATTCAAAGAATGCTACAACAGCACTAACATCTTTTATCAATTTAGTTAAAAAGGAACTTCTCAACACGACAATATCTTAA